Proteins encoded by one window of Synechococcus sp. WH 7805:
- the lysA gene encoding diaminopimelate decarboxylase, which translates to MPQPFDPGCDLKSPNRNLAPITAEIDDQGKLSIGGCVLSELAERYGTPLYVLDEASIRQACRAYREALERHYPGPSLAIYASKANSSMALTAVVASEGLGLDAVSAGELITALDGGMPADRMVLHGNNKSSEELALAYRNGVMVVADNQHDLDLLQTIVPDQGEPVRLMLRFTPGIECHTHEYIRTGHLDSKFGFDPDQLEPVLRSLQGASWARVEGLHAHIGSQIFELEPHRDLAAVMADALLLARTLGHPVEDLNVGGGLGIRYTASDDPPSIDAWVQVVGSAVASACRERNLELPRLLCEPGRSLVATAGVTLYTVGARKVVPGIRTYLSVDGGMSDNPRPITYQSQYTACLADRPQARAEEMVTIAGKHCESGDVLLKDLAFPSCSSGDILVVLATGAYNSSMSSNYNRIPRPAAVLISASEAELVQRREQPEDLLRYDLLPERLRSLV; encoded by the coding sequence ATGCCTCAGCCTTTCGACCCCGGGTGTGACCTGAAGAGTCCCAACCGGAACCTCGCACCGATCACCGCGGAGATCGATGACCAGGGAAAGCTTTCCATCGGCGGTTGTGTGTTGAGCGAACTGGCGGAGCGCTATGGGACACCGTTATACGTTTTGGATGAAGCCAGTATCCGCCAGGCTTGTAGGGCCTATCGAGAGGCTCTTGAGCGTCACTATCCGGGCCCTTCTCTGGCGATCTACGCCTCCAAAGCCAACAGCTCGATGGCTCTCACAGCTGTCGTGGCTTCCGAAGGACTCGGACTCGATGCGGTATCGGCTGGGGAGTTGATCACAGCTCTCGATGGAGGCATGCCCGCCGATCGGATGGTGCTGCATGGCAACAACAAATCTTCTGAGGAGCTTGCTCTTGCTTATCGGAACGGCGTGATGGTGGTCGCCGACAATCAACACGATCTGGATTTACTCCAAACCATCGTTCCAGACCAGGGTGAACCGGTGCGGCTCATGCTCCGCTTCACGCCAGGGATCGAATGTCACACCCATGAGTACATTCGTACCGGCCACCTTGACAGCAAGTTCGGCTTCGACCCGGATCAGCTGGAGCCGGTCCTCCGTTCTTTGCAAGGCGCGTCCTGGGCCAGGGTCGAGGGTCTGCATGCGCATATCGGCTCTCAGATCTTTGAGCTAGAGCCCCACCGAGATCTCGCCGCCGTGATGGCCGATGCCCTCCTTCTGGCGAGAACTCTTGGGCACCCTGTTGAGGATCTGAATGTGGGTGGAGGTCTGGGGATCCGCTACACAGCCAGTGACGACCCCCCAAGCATTGATGCATGGGTTCAAGTCGTCGGTTCGGCTGTGGCGTCCGCTTGCCGAGAACGGAATCTTGAGTTGCCGCGCCTTCTTTGTGAACCCGGTCGATCTCTTGTGGCTACAGCAGGAGTGACGCTGTACACAGTCGGTGCAAGAAAGGTAGTGCCAGGGATCCGTACCTATTTGTCTGTGGATGGAGGCATGAGCGACAACCCCAGACCGATTACCTATCAATCGCAGTACACCGCCTGCCTTGCAGATCGCCCCCAGGCAAGAGCTGAGGAAATGGTCACTATCGCCGGCAAGCACTGTGAGTCAGGTGATGTACTGCTCAAGGACCTCGCCTTTCCCTCCTGCAGCAGTGGGGACATTCTTGTTGTTCTTGCGACTGGCGCTTACAACAGTTCGATGAGCTCCAACTACAACCGAATCCCTCGACCTGCTGCTGTTCTGATCAGTGCGTCTGAAGCGGAGCTGGTTCAGCGGAGGGAACAGCCAGAGGATTTGCTGCGCTACGACCTGCTGCCAGAACGGCTGCGATCGTTAGTCTAA
- a CDS encoding GNAT family N-acetyltransferase, with protein sequence MQPPPGLRGPHPLGPADLGACLALDRIALKGLWTPEQWERELTDESRLVLGLEDEQSDLIALAAGWLVADELQITAVAVAPHQRKRGLGSLIVKALIQRGQLKGAVEANLDVSSNNPAAIALYGSLGFVTTGFRRDYYRDGSDALLQRLKIKTGRDIHTEQTENP encoded by the coding sequence ATGCAGCCACCTCCAGGCCTGAGAGGGCCGCATCCACTCGGTCCAGCAGATCTGGGCGCTTGCCTGGCCCTCGATCGCATCGCGCTGAAGGGCCTCTGGACGCCAGAACAATGGGAGAGGGAACTGACCGATGAATCCAGGCTTGTGTTGGGGTTGGAAGACGAACAAAGCGACCTCATCGCCCTTGCTGCAGGGTGGCTGGTGGCTGACGAACTCCAGATCACGGCTGTAGCTGTTGCCCCCCATCAGAGGAAGCGAGGGCTAGGGAGCTTGATCGTGAAAGCCTTGATCCAACGAGGGCAGCTGAAAGGAGCTGTCGAAGCGAACCTGGATGTTTCAAGCAACAATCCCGCAGCGATTGCCTTGTACGGAAGTCTGGGCTTCGTGACCACCGGATTCCGACGTGATTACTACCGAGATGGGAGTGATGCACTCCTGCAGCGGCTAAAAATCAAAACGGGTAGGGATATCCACACTGAACAAACAGAAAACCCATAA
- a CDS encoding ATP-dependent Clp protease ATP-binding subunit, with protein sequence MFERFTEKAIKVIMLAQEEARRLGHNFVGTEQILLGLIGEGTGVAAKVLKSMGVNLKDARVEVEKIIGRGSGFVAVEIPFTPRAKRVLELSLEEARQLGHNYIGTEHLLLGLIREGEGVAARVLENLGVDLAKVRTQVIRMLGETAEVGAGGGSGSGAKGSTKTPTLDEFGNNLTQLAGEAKLDPVVGRHNEIDRVIQILGRRTKNNPVLIGEPGVGKTAIAEGLAQRIQQGDIPDILEDKRVLTLDIGLLVAGTKYRGEFEERLKKIMEEIKSAGNVILVIDEVHTLIGAGAAEGAIDAANILKPALARGELQCIGATTLDEYRKHIERDAALERRFQPVMVGEPSIEDTIEILRGLRERYEQHHRLRITDEALEAAATLGDRYISDRFLPDKAIDLIDEAGSRVRLLNSKLPPEAKEVDKELRSVQKEKEDAVREQDFTRAGELRDKEVELRDKIRSLLQTSRQDIPAEQQASDENSGEPALATEGSETSESAVTGTTPVVNEEDIAQIVASWTGVPVQKLTESESVKLLNMEETLHKRLIGQDEAVKAVSKAIRRARVGLKNPNRPIASFIFSGPTGVGKTELTKALAAYFFGSEDAMIRLDMSEFMERHTVSKLIGSPPGYVGFNEGGQLTEAVRRRPYTVVLFDEIEKAHPDVFNLLLQLLEDGRLTDSKGRTVDFKNTLIIMTSNIGSKVIEKGGGGLGFEFSGENAEENQYNRIRSLVNEELKQYFRPEFLNRLDEIIVFRQLNRDEVKEIAEIMLREVFGRIGEKGITLTVSDAFKERLVEEGYNPAYGARPLRRAVMRLLEDSLAEEVLTGRIKDGDEAEVDVEDGKVVVKHLNRTPSDIPELASAGR encoded by the coding sequence ATGTTCGAAAGGTTTACGGAAAAGGCCATCAAGGTGATCATGCTGGCCCAGGAAGAGGCTCGTCGCCTCGGCCATAACTTTGTTGGCACAGAACAGATCCTCCTGGGTTTGATCGGAGAGGGCACGGGCGTCGCCGCCAAAGTGCTCAAATCCATGGGCGTCAATCTCAAAGACGCCAGAGTCGAGGTTGAGAAAATCATTGGTCGCGGGTCTGGGTTCGTCGCCGTCGAGATCCCCTTTACCCCGAGAGCCAAACGGGTCCTCGAACTCTCGCTGGAAGAAGCTCGTCAACTTGGTCACAACTACATCGGAACTGAACACCTTCTGCTCGGACTGATCCGGGAGGGTGAAGGCGTTGCGGCCCGCGTTCTGGAGAACCTTGGAGTCGACCTTGCCAAGGTGCGGACGCAGGTGATTCGCATGCTTGGAGAAACTGCGGAAGTAGGAGCAGGGGGTGGCAGTGGTTCCGGAGCAAAGGGATCCACGAAGACCCCGACACTCGATGAGTTCGGAAACAATCTCACCCAGCTTGCTGGCGAAGCCAAATTAGATCCGGTTGTTGGTCGTCATAACGAAATCGATCGCGTAATTCAGATTCTTGGTCGACGCACCAAAAACAATCCAGTTTTGATTGGTGAGCCAGGTGTCGGCAAAACCGCAATTGCTGAGGGGCTCGCTCAGAGGATTCAACAAGGAGACATACCAGACATCCTTGAAGACAAACGTGTGCTTACTCTCGATATAGGTCTTCTTGTCGCTGGAACGAAATACAGAGGTGAATTTGAGGAGCGCCTCAAAAAAATTATGGAGGAAATCAAGTCAGCCGGGAATGTCATTCTTGTGATTGACGAAGTGCATACCTTGATCGGCGCAGGTGCCGCTGAAGGTGCCATCGATGCAGCAAACATTCTCAAACCGGCCTTAGCAAGAGGCGAACTTCAGTGCATCGGAGCCACCACCCTCGATGAGTACCGCAAACACATTGAGCGTGATGCTGCCCTTGAACGACGCTTCCAGCCCGTCATGGTTGGAGAACCTTCGATTGAGGACACCATTGAGATTCTCAGAGGACTGCGTGAGCGCTACGAACAACATCACAGACTGCGGATTACTGATGAAGCTCTTGAAGCGGCAGCAACCCTCGGTGATCGTTACATCTCCGACCGCTTTCTTCCTGATAAAGCCATCGATCTGATCGATGAAGCCGGCAGCCGCGTTCGCCTCTTAAATTCCAAGCTTCCTCCTGAAGCCAAGGAGGTGGACAAGGAACTTCGCTCCGTTCAGAAGGAAAAGGAAGATGCCGTTCGCGAGCAAGATTTCACCAGAGCAGGCGAACTACGAGATAAGGAAGTTGAGCTTCGAGACAAGATCAGATCCCTGCTGCAGACCTCACGCCAAGACATCCCCGCTGAGCAGCAGGCTTCAGATGAAAATTCCGGAGAGCCTGCATTGGCAACGGAAGGGTCCGAAACATCGGAATCAGCGGTCACCGGCACAACCCCGGTCGTGAATGAAGAAGATATCGCCCAAATCGTTGCCTCTTGGACGGGTGTGCCTGTTCAGAAGCTCACTGAAAGTGAATCAGTGAAACTTCTCAACATGGAAGAAACGCTGCACAAGCGTTTGATTGGTCAGGACGAGGCTGTTAAAGCCGTATCCAAGGCCATTCGTCGGGCTCGTGTCGGTCTTAAAAATCCCAATCGTCCCATTGCCAGCTTTATCTTCTCTGGCCCGACTGGTGTGGGTAAAACCGAGCTCACCAAAGCACTAGCGGCTTACTTCTTCGGAAGTGAAGACGCCATGATCCGCCTCGACATGTCGGAATTCATGGAGCGGCATACGGTCAGCAAACTGATTGGATCTCCTCCGGGCTACGTGGGATTCAATGAGGGCGGCCAACTCACTGAAGCCGTACGTCGCAGGCCCTACACAGTGGTTCTGTTTGATGAGATTGAGAAAGCGCACCCTGATGTCTTCAACCTGTTACTGCAGCTCCTCGAAGACGGCCGCTTAACCGATTCGAAGGGTCGGACTGTGGATTTCAAGAACACCTTGATCATCATGACGTCGAACATTGGTTCGAAAGTGATTGAAAAAGGTGGCGGCGGCCTCGGCTTTGAGTTCTCCGGCGAAAATGCCGAAGAGAATCAATACAACCGAATCCGCTCCCTCGTTAACGAAGAGCTGAAGCAGTACTTCCGCCCTGAGTTCCTGAACCGACTCGATGAAATCATTGTGTTCAGGCAGCTCAATCGCGACGAAGTCAAAGAGATCGCAGAAATCATGCTGCGCGAAGTCTTCGGGCGTATCGGCGAGAAAGGGATCACTCTCACTGTGTCCGATGCGTTCAAGGAACGACTCGTCGAGGAGGGCTACAACCCTGCATACGGCGCAAGACCACTGCGTCGTGCCGTCATGCGCCTGCTTGAAGACAGCCTTGCTGAGGAAGTTCTCACGGGTCGCATCAAGGATGGGGACGAAGCCGAAGTTGATGTGGAAGATGGCAAGGTGGTTGTTAAACACCTCAACCGCACGCCCAGCGACATACCCGAGCTGGCCAGTGCCGGTCGCTGA
- a CDS encoding iron-containing alcohol dehydrogenase family protein: MSSTDSNCLISQHCIAPDLVIRGSGAWQSALTKIRALSSRPLFLGRSAATQPLRNGLITSLVSAGLDVTPACLNHDCCEEDLSRLEAAFTVHRGDAVIAAGGGKVLDAGKLLADRLDLPCITVPLSASTCAGWTALSNLYTPEGAFLGDQALKRCPDLLVFDHDLLRQAPPRTLASGIADALAKWYEASVSSGASHDGLIQQAVQMARVLRDQLLIDSVDAMQSPGGDAWVRVIEACGLTAGLIGGLGGARCRTVAAHAVHNGLTQLQACHGSLHGEKVGFGVLVQLRLEERLGGNRLAEQAHRQLLPLLIQLGLPVSLDDLGLSNASLSDLQQVCEFACREGSDLHHLPFSVTPGALLEALVGAAEPAVRRP, from the coding sequence ATGTCCTCAACAGACAGCAACTGTTTGATCTCTCAACACTGCATTGCACCGGACCTCGTGATTCGCGGCTCCGGTGCATGGCAAAGCGCTCTGACCAAGATCCGTGCGCTCAGCTCCAGACCACTGTTCTTGGGTCGAAGCGCAGCAACCCAACCACTGCGCAACGGACTGATTACCAGCCTGGTATCCGCAGGCCTTGACGTCACGCCTGCATGCCTGAATCACGACTGCTGCGAAGAGGATTTAAGTCGTCTCGAAGCGGCTTTCACAGTTCACCGCGGTGATGCCGTCATTGCCGCAGGCGGGGGCAAGGTGTTGGATGCTGGCAAGCTCTTGGCCGATCGTCTTGATCTGCCGTGCATCACAGTGCCACTGAGTGCGTCAACTTGTGCCGGCTGGACCGCGCTTTCCAATCTGTACACCCCTGAAGGAGCCTTTCTTGGCGATCAGGCCTTGAAACGCTGTCCTGATCTTCTGGTGTTCGACCACGATCTTCTTCGCCAGGCACCACCCCGCACTCTCGCCAGTGGCATCGCTGATGCCCTTGCCAAGTGGTATGAAGCCTCAGTGAGCAGCGGCGCCAGCCACGATGGACTGATTCAGCAAGCTGTCCAGATGGCGCGGGTGCTGCGGGATCAGCTCTTGATTGACAGTGTGGATGCCATGCAGTCCCCCGGGGGAGACGCCTGGGTGCGAGTGATTGAAGCCTGCGGGCTGACAGCCGGCCTCATCGGAGGACTAGGGGGAGCTCGCTGCCGCACGGTTGCAGCCCATGCTGTTCATAACGGGCTCACCCAACTCCAGGCTTGTCACGGATCCCTCCACGGCGAAAAAGTGGGCTTCGGAGTGTTGGTTCAGTTGCGACTCGAAGAACGTTTGGGTGGCAATCGCTTGGCAGAACAAGCCCATCGCCAATTGTTACCCCTGCTCATCCAACTCGGACTACCGGTGAGCCTCGACGATCTCGGTCTTTCCAATGCCAGTTTGAGTGACCTTCAACAGGTGTGCGAGTTTGCCTGCCGTGAAGGATCCGACCTTCACCATCTTCCCTTCTCCGTGACGCCTGGAGCGCTTCTGGAAGCTCTTGTGGGAGCAGCCGAACCCGCCGTTCGACGCCCTTGA
- a CDS encoding alpha/beta fold hydrolase: protein MKTQLEAIRSNLLDPQAVALLDHLQWWDLPELGIDSPFPVAVLGQGQPLLLLHGFDSSFLEYRRLAPLLCSRFQLFIPDLFGFGFSPRPRTAHYGREPVLLHLERVLQRIPGNHPIGVVGASMGGAVAVEIARRQPDRINTLLLLAPAGLTGRPMPVPPLLDRLGAWFLSRPGVRRGLCRQAFADPDRDVGPAEEQIASLHLQCPGWSEALAAFARSGGFSGSGHPLPQQPMHVLWGNNDRILRAGQQQALSALLEHPVEALDACGHLPHIDRPQDVSERCNTVFLPG from the coding sequence TTGAAAACTCAACTCGAGGCCATCCGCTCCAACCTGTTGGACCCCCAGGCTGTTGCGCTTCTCGACCATCTGCAGTGGTGGGACCTCCCTGAACTGGGGATCGATTCTCCTTTTCCTGTCGCCGTTCTCGGCCAAGGGCAGCCCCTCTTGCTGCTCCATGGATTCGATAGCAGTTTTCTGGAGTACAGACGGCTCGCACCACTGCTTTGCAGTCGGTTCCAGTTGTTCATCCCCGACTTGTTCGGTTTCGGTTTCAGCCCAAGACCACGCACGGCTCACTACGGCAGAGAACCGGTTCTGCTCCATCTGGAGCGCGTTCTTCAACGGATCCCCGGCAACCATCCGATCGGTGTCGTCGGCGCATCGATGGGAGGGGCTGTCGCGGTGGAGATCGCCCGTCGCCAGCCAGATCGGATCAACACACTGCTCCTGCTGGCACCGGCTGGACTGACCGGGCGTCCCATGCCCGTGCCACCCCTACTGGATCGACTCGGTGCCTGGTTTCTCAGCCGCCCGGGCGTGCGCCGTGGTCTTTGCCGACAGGCGTTTGCCGATCCAGACCGTGATGTCGGTCCTGCGGAAGAGCAGATTGCGTCTCTCCATCTTCAATGTCCAGGCTGGAGTGAAGCGCTGGCAGCGTTTGCCCGCAGCGGTGGCTTCTCAGGCAGTGGCCACCCACTGCCTCAACAACCCATGCATGTGCTTTGGGGAAACAACGACAGGATTCTCAGGGCGGGACAACAACAAGCCTTAAGCGCCCTGCTGGAGCATCCGGTGGAAGCCCTCGACGCCTGTGGTCATCTCCCGCACATTGATCGACCTCAGGACGTCTCGGAACGATGCAACACTGTGTTCCTGCCTGGTTGA
- a CDS encoding DUF2993 domain-containing protein, producing the protein MSSHSSGPVLQLLASGLQRWIRSQCDSVEDLTLSLQGSAFALLKGRLKGVTLQAKHVQFQQLPLVRAELQSGELKASLRPGQPTQPVQFEEPFLVSGEVVLSGVELNQALASDRWRWLGDLLSEQLMGLTPLRSLTIDNDILKLTADVITGKDPVRRSFRLYAEQGTIRVDHCDAEGGMLIPMDPAIQIEEVLLKAGQLVLKGTAKIQP; encoded by the coding sequence ATGTCCAGCCACAGTTCAGGCCCCGTCTTACAGCTGCTGGCCAGCGGTCTGCAGCGATGGATCCGCTCCCAATGCGACTCTGTTGAAGACTTGACTCTCTCGCTGCAGGGGTCCGCCTTCGCGTTGTTGAAAGGCCGCCTCAAGGGTGTGACGTTGCAGGCCAAACATGTTCAGTTCCAGCAACTGCCTCTTGTCAGGGCTGAGCTTCAATCAGGAGAACTGAAGGCTTCGCTACGGCCGGGTCAGCCCACTCAACCGGTGCAATTCGAAGAACCTTTCTTGGTATCGGGTGAAGTGGTGCTCTCGGGTGTCGAACTCAACCAAGCCCTCGCCAGTGATCGCTGGCGCTGGTTGGGCGACCTGCTTTCGGAACAACTGATGGGACTGACTCCCCTGAGATCCCTCACCATTGACAACGACATCCTCAAGCTGACGGCTGATGTGATCACTGGGAAAGACCCCGTACGCCGCAGCTTCCGCCTGTACGCCGAACAGGGAACGATCCGGGTTGATCACTGTGACGCTGAAGGAGGCATGCTGATTCCGATGGATCCTGCGATCCAGATTGAGGAAGTCCTTCTCAAGGCCGGCCAGCTCGTGTTGAAGGGAACGGCCAAGATTCAGCCTTAG
- a CDS encoding phosphatidate cytidylyltransferase, translating into MAATAAPALARAGAGYGEGSGLTGRGIQRVVADGTIREATLRRSGIDRKRLSSGLLAGVFGVVVVGLGGWWFTIALGVIVHLALLEYFRMAQFKGMRPATKTTLVACQLLLVSTQWSVNGGLASHLADAVLPLSGAAICGWLILQPITGSIADIAASIFGLFYLGFLPSHWLRLRNLVTPDAAPILQSVNGSWISSGLLITFAACLMVVASDIGSYAIGRRFGSRPLSPISPAKTIEGAYGGLASAIVIGACAGALLMWPLGWFTGGCLGALVALFALVGDLTESMMKRDAGVKDSGDALPGHGGILDRIDSYLFTPAVVFYAVTLALPVLS; encoded by the coding sequence ATGGCTGCAACTGCAGCACCGGCGCTGGCCCGAGCAGGTGCCGGGTATGGTGAAGGTTCTGGCCTGACAGGCCGCGGGATCCAACGGGTGGTTGCTGACGGCACAATCAGAGAAGCGACTCTCAGGCGCAGCGGCATCGATCGCAAGCGTCTCAGTAGTGGTCTTCTGGCCGGCGTGTTCGGGGTTGTTGTCGTTGGTTTGGGCGGTTGGTGGTTCACCATTGCCCTTGGCGTGATTGTTCATCTCGCCCTGTTGGAATACTTTCGGATGGCCCAGTTCAAGGGCATGCGTCCAGCCACGAAAACGACCCTTGTGGCCTGCCAGCTCCTGCTCGTCAGCACCCAGTGGTCTGTGAACGGGGGACTGGCCTCACACCTTGCTGATGCCGTTTTGCCCCTGTCAGGTGCTGCGATCTGCGGTTGGCTCATTCTCCAGCCCATTACAGGATCAATCGCAGACATCGCGGCATCGATTTTCGGATTGTTCTATCTGGGGTTTCTGCCCAGTCACTGGTTGCGTCTTCGCAACCTCGTGACTCCAGATGCTGCGCCGATCCTCCAGTCAGTCAATGGATCCTGGATTAGCTCAGGTCTGCTCATCACTTTTGCCGCCTGTCTGATGGTGGTGGCCAGCGACATCGGTTCTTATGCCATCGGCCGTCGCTTTGGATCCCGTCCTCTCTCGCCGATTTCACCTGCCAAGACCATTGAGGGTGCCTATGGAGGTCTTGCCTCCGCCATCGTGATTGGTGCCTGTGCCGGTGCGCTGTTGATGTGGCCCCTTGGATGGTTCACGGGGGGATGTCTTGGTGCTCTTGTCGCTCTCTTCGCGCTCGTCGGCGATCTCACCGAATCGATGATGAAACGGGATGCAGGGGTGAAGGATTCCGGCGATGCCTTGCCTGGTCATGGGGGAATCCTGGATCGCATCGACAGTTATCTCTTCACTCCTGCCGTTGTTTTTTATGCCGTCACCCTTGCGTTGCCGGTGCTTTCCTAA